TTAAATCTTGCAATATGACTAATAGAAGataattatttcctttttagGTATAAAGTAACAGGTGGCAGTatcgtttgaaaattttgactgACTCCTAGTCTATTCTCAGTTCATGATCTTGGAGACTAATATTTATTCCCAAAGTTTTGTACCATTTCCCAGAGGCTGGTACACACATGATTCTGTGACTAACTGCATAGagaagttaaaattaaaattcaactcCCATAGAGGAACTTAATAATTTCCTCTTGAAAAAAGAGGGGACAAATATtgggaaaaaattaattattgaaaCTTTGTAACCTTTTCCTTACTGGTACTAGATCAATTTCAACAagtatatgaaatttttaaaaaaaatatattcaaaagtGGCTTCTTTGGGTAGATGAGTCTAATGATTAATGTATTTAAAGAATTCAATTCAAAATACTACTTTGAAAATGTGTCAGCATttgatttatgtatatatatttttttgatatcctaaaataaacattaagtaAGTGTAGTACATATACTGGTATTGACACAAACAGCAATTTGCAGAAATTCAGGAGTGTCTTATTTTGAtcacaacacattttgttctacaGATATACACACAAAAACACACAAATAAACAGCTGATACtagataaaatacatgtactaggaaATTTATGATCAAAATGCAGCATTTACAAAGTACAATGTATTATGAAAACTAAAGCCTGTTACGATCAGAAGaactttatgtaaatttaaatgtgTAGGTGTTGATTAATGTTCTAATTGAAAAACTGTGGTGTCACCATTATACGTGAACAtcaatttcatgaaaatacaaGGATACATTCATTTGTGGccaatgattttatcaatataatatgTTATTAGATATTGCAtgtcaataaacatttaatttcatggatcaactcaGCTACGACAACCATAAAAACTGGTATTCAATGAATACCGATAAAAAGACAGTATGcattaaacattttgccaaGGTTCATTTGCTTTGAGTGACATAATTATGAATCAGAGGGATAGATATCTCTGACATGTGTTTAAAGAAAAGATTAATTTTACACTTCCAAGAATCATAATAATTTTCTTACTGTTAATTAAATATGTGTAAAGGTTACAGGGAGTGATTGTATATTTCCTGTTTGCGGGTTAATAAATGATAGTACCATACATtgatcatttgttttaaaatgagacAAAATGGTGTGTCTGAAACTTATGAAAAAGATTAAAAGAAGAAATGTTCaagatgtacatataaatatggCACCAAAGGATATGTACTAAATGTATAAATAGCATATCTTCAAGTACAGATTCAAAACCctgtatgtaatacatgtactataaagcTCATTGGTAAATTTTGCTCGGTCAGATTGCATAAATTGAAATGTAAACATCCACATAACATAAATAAAACTTAGTTTagttatattttgcatttgccatgtcattaaaaaatttaagcaGATTATGAAACCAATACAGTTCCAATAATTTCCTACAAATCATATTGCGATCTTACAGTACCCATACAATTTACTGTAACCTAGAGGTAGACACAATGGTAGGTTCACAGAGGTACACAACTGAATCAACTATAAGattttgtagaaacaagaacatagttataaaatatacattgtacatacataaCAAATAGGTAAATTACATTTCATCTAATTCTAGTTACGTTAATTTTAACATACTGTATATCTCATTTCTCTAGGGAAGTCAGGAGTTGTTCCCCTTGATACACACACATTCCACAATAAAACTCTTACCCAGTACcattaaaacaaatatctatatataccggtatatagtgtacatgtaactatcacATAAAGGCTAAGGcacaccaaaaacaaaaaagaaaaaaaaaagaaatgaaagacACGGGAAAATTAACAAGATACAAGGCAAATATCAACAATGACATAACTATGAATACAAACTCAATGCATACAACAAGTACACACTCAGCAACTCTTATATAATATCTCTTGACTTAAAAGCTAGCACAtctatatttacaaaacaattgtATTATGTAACTTTGTCTTACTCAGAACTGATTGCAATTACCCATACACCAAAGGTTACTGTAAATTCCCAAAATTTACAGGAGTACTTAATTCAGCAATTCCCCCGTTTTGTATTCAATTGcatgaatataaaattgcaagcACCAATTTTTTGTTAGAATTTCATATAGtgcaaaactgtctgaaaaataaaagcaagattttaaattctttgaCATTTGTTTCTCATGATTTTacacagatattaattccttacAGTTTATAATAAGGAATCTACTCTACTTAACAATACAATGTAATAATATATCAAAGCTCAAATAAAAGTCATTTTGGAAATTAAGTTGAAAAGATCAATTCCAAAATTTAactataacatacatgtatataaatatcagTACTTATACTGATCCCTTTGATGCAATCCATTAACACAGCTGATTTCACAGAAAATATGATGAACAAAATGTTAACAAGACATCCATATACTAAATCCAAACATATAGCAAAATCAAGTTCAATTTGGTTGAATAAATCATCATTTTATACTAAAAGCATGCTTGATTTCAAAATACTGGTACCGGAGAGTTTGAacacaaaaaaaatccataGTAAATGCAGAATTTAATACCAGTACATCATTTGCTATAATTTAAGACACTTTATCAAACTGTCAATCCTGGTCTTACCATAATTATCATGTCCTTTGCATTTAAGCGGCAAGCATGGACATGTTTATCATTTGCACAGTACTTGGTGCCACTTAATCTGATACACATACTACAAGACTCCACTGAATCACAAGTACCATAAAGTTTTCTGTGTACCAGTACATGCCTATATCTCAGCTCCAGGTTTTATAATTAACTCtgcatgcatgtatattcaCTTCCATGCTTTTTTCTTGCTATCAAGATCTGATATGTGTCTTTCTTCTTTGATCAAACCTACAGATCTTTTAACAAACTTCAAGCAAGTCCATGGCTGGATCCTTATGAGAACAACAGTGGGGCCATGCCTATTATACATCCAATGGTTATACCAATTACTCGTCCCTGCAAGATTAAAGCATGTAAAAATGATTACTATGGGTAGATCCATCATTATCATAATGTTTTCTACATTTAACTCTATAATTGGATTCAAAAAGTTTTAGATCAAAAGTTTTGAACAATTGAAACAAAATCGATGAAGCGGTTTCATATTAAACTTGTGGAAATGGAAGAgttgtaataaataatatattttgcaaGTTTTTTGAACAATGGTACATGTAGGAGTACTCACAGATGCCATCACAATTTTTGTCTTCCTCATTTCCAGCTGTGTGCTGGTTAGATGAGGCATGTGGATCCCAAATCTTCTGCACAAACTTTCCACCCGAACAGCAAGCCTACCAATTCATAACATTTCCCACAAAATAAGACACACAAATTAAAGCTATCTATGTGAATACAGTTAAACTTCGATATATCAAAAACTGATATCTTAAAATACAATGGATAtatcgaagtgatttgtaagtcccaaccacttattttttaagtattttaccttcATTATCTCGAATACTTGGATATCTTGAACtatttaaacagtcccatctagttcgagattatgaagtttgactgtattatatattcatgtacataaataatATCGTATTTATCTATTTTCAAAGACGatgatattaaaaattgtctatatgtaaaatgatgataggTCTTGCAATGCAATATCTTTGTAAAGAACAAATTTCTTGATTGCAACACACCATTGGCATTGGGTAGAGTGTATTATTTGTTGTTATATGAAGAAGACAAAAAATATAAGcacataaaataaacataccacaTTCCACAAACATCCGAGACTAAATTACCAAGAGCAGCAgctaaaatacacaaaaaagaCATAACTCACACAAGTCAAAGAATACATTATTCACTTACAGCATTTAATCCTAAGCACAAAAATAACTAGGAGTAAATAAGGCTATGTGAATGAATTTTTGccattttaataattgttttgtttaaactttATTGCATAAATTGGCAAGAGTCATACAAAATTCTTACAGGGGTAAATATCCAAACCGTCttacatctttaaatttttccaAACACTTTACTTAATATTTTTGCATCATCATCCTGGTAAGTTCATGAACAGGAAaaggaagatacatgtatataatttaacaattttttttctatctgctAGTGAACAGACACTTGTGAAtttaataagaacatcaaaatatcaaagaaaagatAAGGACTGAAGAACCCgggacaaaatgtgatttttttcttcacatattgaaattttcatatatatgcaaaataaaaagtacATTTTCTTAGGATAACTACCTGCCATTGTAGATATGTGAAGTATCTGTCCAAATTCATACTCAATCAGGTCACCCTGGTAggaaaaaaagtgattttggtgacataattaaaaagtaaattataaataatcatttaaatttctACATGTTATTTATCTGAAATCTGATGAAAGGGAGGTAAATTGCTTAACTTACAGCTAAAATCATTATACAGTTGTCAAAAAATCCAAATCCTATGAATGGCCAGAACCCACATTGAAATGctgaaaaagatttaaataaaaattatagcAATATTTGCCAAAAAACTGATTTCAAGATAATTCTATTGTGTTTATATTAATTGTTTATCCCTTTTATTATAACAGAAAAGACACATAAAATCATGAAGATTTTAGACACTTAATCATTAAACTAGCAAGCAAAAATGGCATTACTGGTATATTGTAAAAACTAAATGGTAGAATGgtgtagatatatatatatatatagactaactttgttaaaaactaagaaaaagttgtaggtttatttttttttggtcagattaaaatttttattggaTTGaggatatcatttttttttcatccagaGACCATTTATTCCATTACCCTCCCCCTGGGTTTGGAGGATTCAGATCTACCATATAGAACCAGCTAAGCCTCTACCAGTACTAACTGTTGTCCTTCCTGTTATTTTTTCCTCTGTATATAAATCCTTTCTAAATTGACAAGATAGGTCTCCCAGGAAAAGTCTTTTCAGTTAAGTAATATTTATTACTGAATTTTGTTCTATATTTGTCAGTAGCCTTGAAAAGCACTTAAAGCATTTCCTTAGGTAATAAggcaaaaatgtaaattttccaaaattcaAAGTTAAACAAAATTCAGAATTTGAgcacataaaataattttctacTTTTACATGATTCATTCTTTCCAGTTACATTCTTTCACAGAATTTCATAGAGGTGTGTCTGGGATACAATGAGTCCCAAGGGGTATcaagagttttaaatttgtgttattagggtatccttggggttccttggggtaaaAGGACTTGCTGGTAATACTATATTTCTGTATGAAATTCTGTGAAATTGAGCCAAAacatataacaaattaaatataaggtATATTGTAGCAAAGTGTACACTTGTGTACTTGCTAGTATGTATATGTACTAGTAAATAACAATTTGAAGTAATACATGACCATTAATATATGTAATTCAAATTCTTTAAGAATGTCAGATCAATATTCTGACCAAATGTATCAACATTCTGTATGTATGCAGGTTGCAGTCAAAATTTGTGCTTTAGCTCACTTTTTTAAGCCCTCAAAATGGtcaattttttcatctttt
This portion of the Magallana gigas chromosome 7, xbMagGiga1.1, whole genome shotgun sequence genome encodes:
- the LOC105338785 gene encoding transmembrane protein 65 yields the protein MSMKLLGKLCFVCKPRMNNYFIMRSARTWITNKQSHVYMSHKPVLGKISDEATAKDFAYTLLPSERQLLYDELKKTMEEKENTQDATPPSTAQLVTAFQCGFWPFIGFGFFDNCIMILAGDLIEYEFGQILHISTMAAAALGNLVSDVCGMWLAVRVESLCRRFGIHMPHLTSTQLEMRKTKIVMASGRVIGITIGCIIGMAPLLFS